A genomic region of Homalodisca vitripennis isolate AUS2020 chromosome 5, UT_GWSS_2.1, whole genome shotgun sequence contains the following coding sequences:
- the LOC124363337 gene encoding uncharacterized protein LOC124363337: protein MDILEQALRENTVEIQGIPFVEKENVMEMVEKVSMAISFPFDQNMVDKCYRIRTRFGASENPGSIVVRFVRNIDIQMFIQKRRDKRNLNTRDTGFLLGNSSVIYINHSLTPAKRRLLRAARLCRSEKQYTFVWVSGGRIFLRKNQGDPAIEVKREEDLEKLK, encoded by the coding sequence atggaCATTCTTGAACAGGCTTTAAGGGAAAATACCGTTGAAATTCAGGGTATACCATTTGTGGAGAAAGAAAATGTGATGGAAATGGTTGAAAAGGTGTCTATGGCTATCAGTTTCCCCTTTGATCAAAATATGGTTGACAAATGTTATCGAATAAGAACGAGATTTGGAGCATCTGAAAACCCAGGGAGTATAGTAGTTCGCTTTGTGCGAAATATtgatattcaaatgtttatacaaaaaagaagagATAAGAGGAACTTGAACACCAGGGACACTGGCTTTCTACTGGGGAATTCTTCTGTGATTTATATCAACCACAGTCTGACGCCGGCTAAGAGGAGGTTGCTGCGAGCTGCGCGGCTGTGTCGCAGTGAGAAACAGTACACTTTCGTATGGGTCAGCGGAGGACGCATCTTCCTACGTAAAAATCAAGGAGATCCGGCAATTGAGGTGAAGCGAGAAGAGGACCTTGAAAAGTTGAAATGA